In the genome of Cygnus olor isolate bCygOlo1 chromosome Z, bCygOlo1.pri.v2, whole genome shotgun sequence, one region contains:
- the TOMM5 gene encoding mitochondrial import receptor subunit TOM5 homolog: MFRIEGLGPKMDPEELRRKMRRDVLASVRNFLIYVALLRITPFILKKLDSV; the protein is encoded by the exons ATGTTCCGCATCGAGGGGCTGGGGCCGAAGATGGACCCCGAGGAGCTGCGGCGGAAGATGCGCCGCGACGTCCTCGCCTCTGTCCGCAACTTCCTCATCTACGTGGCGCTGCTGCGGATCA ctcCATTCATCCTGAAGAAGCTGGACAGTGTATGA